One genomic window of Brienomyrus brachyistius isolate T26 chromosome 16, BBRACH_0.4, whole genome shotgun sequence includes the following:
- the LOC125709475 gene encoding uncharacterized protein LOC125709475 isoform X1, whose translation MACLRFLRNFQTSHLLSAAGLVVAAAGTVYLARRFWRTAELEEDQQHLLALEDSDASADLDLTLDEIVNEDNGQVMTWDFSPLFCGPVAAVRYCQSAECPAPTGSTTFHSHYELSLDMLVIKDSLEHCTSVCGNQVDLWVKNTRGTMALSPDGLSMVTMTLQSVTGFKLVARKVVMYASFCILDANQLTRYSDHVQTVWMGKYFGMILGLDGLLSTYEWKDSKNEDQPTEPCQSDHEAADEELPPVAREMPCLYIYLTRRGFADVPCKLAALRQAFSTLISQGFYQKDLIRAGKMILGGLAQINNRDIHAFETAFEQFLAFLGDPAKRDIMQRELAEAGICQFGFVDVALEFVVFWFLGVRNVLKMESGGFVDYCSRVLESFSPLGGWKAKDTNYWEIVMVQILSFLDEVFFKDTSIFQDPQYLEEEVWNSTEDHLNILLTWLGSLHSSP comes from the exons ATGGCGTGTCTGAGATTTTTGCGCAACTTCCAAACGAGCCACTTGCTCTCTGCCGCTGGACTGGTGGTTGCGGCCGCCGGGACAGTGTACCTCGCTCGCCGATTCTGGAGAACGGCGGAGCTGGAGGAAG ACCAACAGCACCTGCTGGCATTAGAGGACTCTGATGCCAGTGCAGACCTGGATCTCACCCTGGATGAG ATTGTTAATGAAGACAACGGACAGGTCATGACCTGGGATTTCAGCCCGTTGTTCTGTGGACCCGTTGCTGCAGTGAGA TACTGCCAGTCTGCCGAATGCCCGGCACCGACGGGGAGCACCACCTTCCACAGCCATTATGAGCTGAGCCTTGACATGCTG GTCATTAAGGACTCACTGGAACATTGTACCAGCGTTTGTGGCAATCAAGTGGATCTCTGGGTGAAGAATACCAGAGGAACAATGGCACTGAGTCCGGAT GGCTTGTCCATGGTCACCATGACACTGCAGTCCGTCACAGGCTTCAAG CTGGTAGCTCGGAAGGTGGTGATGTACGCGTCCTTCTGCATTCTGGACGCTAACCAGCTCACCAGATACAGCGACCATGTG CAAACAGTCTGGATGGGGAAATATTTCGGCATGATCCTGGGGCTGGATGGATTACTGTCGACGTACGAATGgaaagacagcaagaatgaggaCCAGCCGACGGAGCCTTGCCAGTCTGACCATGAG GCTGCTGATGAGGAATTGCCACCTGTGGCCAGAGAGATGCCCTGCTTATA CATCTATCTCACCAGAAGAGGGTTTGCAGATGTTCCATGCAAACTGGCAGCCCTTCGCCAGGCGTTCTCA ACACTCATCAGCCAAGGATTTTACCAGAAAGATCTGATCCGAGCTGGTAAAATGATTCTTGGTGGACTGGCCCAGATCAACAACAGG GACATCCATGCCTTTGAAACGGCATTTGAGCAGTTCCTGGCCTTCCTTGGCGACCCAGCGAAAAGAGACATCATGCAGAGGGAACTGGCCGAGGCGGGG ATCTGCCAATTTGGATTTGTGGACGTTGCGTTGGAGTTcgttgtcttttggtttctggGTGTTCGCAACGTCCTGAAAATG GAGTCCGGCGGATTTGTGGACTATTGCTCCAGAGTCCTGGAGTCTTTCAGCCCACTCGGTGGCTGGAAGGCGAAAGACACAAACTACTGGGAGATAGTCATG GTCCAGATACTGTCCTTCTTAGATGAAGTCTTCTTCAAGGACACAAGCATTTTCCAGGATCCACAATATCTAGAGGAGGAAGTGTGGAACAGCACTGAAGACCATCTTAATATCCTTTTAACATGGCTGGGTTCGCTACACTCCAGCCCTTAA